One Fusarium oxysporum f. sp. lycopersici 4287 chromosome 8, whole genome shotgun sequence genomic region harbors:
- a CDS encoding superoxide dismutase: MVKAVSVLRGDSKVSGTVIFEQESESAPTTITWDITGNDPNAKRGFHIHTFGDNTNGCTSAGPHFNPHNKTHGAPSDETRHVGDLGNLETDGQGNAKGSVTDSLIKLIGPHSIIGRTVVVHAGTDDLGKGDNEESLKTGNAGPRPACGVIGISN, from the exons ATGGTCAAGGCTG TGAGCGTTCTCCGCGGTGACTCTAAGGTCTCCGGCACCGTCATCTTCGAGCAGGAGTCCGAATCTGCCCCTACCACCATCACCTGGGACATCACCGGTAACGATCCCAACGCCAAACGAGGATTCCACATCCACACCTTCGGTGATAACACCAACGGATGCACTTCCGCTGGTCCTCACT TCAACCCTCACAACAAGACCCACGGTGCTCCCTCTGACGAGACCCGTCACGTTGGAGACCTCGGAAACCTGGAGACCGATGGCCAGGGAAATGCTAAGGGCTCTGTCACCGACTCTCTTATCAAGCTGATTGGCCCGCACAGCATCATCGGT CGAACCGTCGTTGTCCACGCCGGCACCGACGATCTCGGCAAGGGTGATAACGAGGAGTCCCTCAAGACTGGTAACGCTGGTCCCCGACCTGCTTGCG GTGTCATCGGAATCTCCAACTAA